From the genome of Chroicocephalus ridibundus chromosome 1, bChrRid1.1, whole genome shotgun sequence, one region includes:
- the VPS36 gene encoding vacuolar protein-sorting-associated protein 36 has product MDRFAWTSGLLELGETLVVQQRGVRLCDGEEKVKFDSGVLLLSTHRLIWRDQKNHECCIALPLSQIVFIEEQAAGIGKSAKIVVHLHPASSNKEPGPFQSSKYSYIKLSFKEHGQIEFYRRLSEEMTQRRWETMPTGQTIQVNKDPQAGRIRAVGIVGIERKLEEKRKETDKNISEAFEDLSKLMEKAKEMVELSKSIANKIKEKQGDITEDETIRFKSYLLSMGIANPVTRETYGSGTHYHMQLAKQLAGILQTPLEERGGIMSLTEVYCLVNRARGLELLSPEDLVNACKMLESLKLPLRLRIFDSGVMVIELQSHNEEEMVASALETVSEKGSLTADEFAKLVGMSVLLAKERLLLAEKMGHLCRDDSVEGLRFYPNLFMTQS; this is encoded by the exons ATGGACCGGTTCGCCTGGACCAGTGGGTTGCTGGAGCTCGGGGAGACGCTGGTGGTCCAGCAGCGCGGCGTGCGGCTCTGCGACGGGGAGGAGAAG gtGAAATTTGATAGCGGAGTACTACTCCTTAGCACACACAGACTAATCTGGAGGGATCAGAAGAATCAT GAGTGCTGCATTGCTTTACCTCTGTCTCAGATTGTCTTTATTGAAGAGCAAGCAGCTGGGATAGGAAAAAG tgCCAAAATAGTAGTTCATCTTCATCCTGCTTCTTCAAACAAAGAGCCTGGTCCATTCCAAAGCAGCAAATATTCCTACATCAAACTTTCTTTCAAAGAACATGGGCAGATTGAG TTCTATAGACGATTATCAGAAGAAATGACACAAAGGAGATGGGAGACCATGCCTACTGGTCAGACCATCCAAGTTAACAAGGATCCACAG gcAGGAAGAATAAGGGCTGTAGGAATTGTGGGGATTGAAAggaaattagaggaaaaaagaaaagagactgaCAAAAACATTTCCGAG gcTTTTGAGGATCTCAGCAAACTAATGGAGAAG GCTAAGGAAATGGTGGAGCTATCCAAGTCAATAGCTAAtaagattaaagaaaaacaaggtgACATCACTGAGGATGAG acTATTAGGTTCAAGTCCTATCTACTGAGTATGGGTATAGCTAATCCAGTTACTAGGGAAACATATGGATCTGGTACACATTACCACATGCAACTGGCGAAGCAACTAGCTGGAATACTGCAGACACCATTAGAG GAGCGAGGAGGGATCATGTCACTTACAGAAGTGTACTGTCTAGTAAATCGTGCACGAGGATTGGAG TTGCTGTCACCAGAAGACTTAGTAAATGCTTGTAAGATGCTGGAGTCACTGAAACTGCCACTAAG gcttCGGATATTTGACAGTGGTGTGATGGTGATTGAACTCCAGTCTCATAATGAAGAGGAAATGGTAGCTTCTGCTTTAGAGACA gtttcTGAAAAGGGTTCTCTCACAGCTGACGAGTTTGCTAAGCTGGTGGGGATGTCTGTTCTCTTAGCCAAAGAAAG GCTGCTTCTTGCTGAAAAGATGGGCCATCTTTGCAGAGATGATTCAGTGGAAGGCTTGAGATTCTACCCAAATTTATTTATGACACAAAGCTAA